The following coding sequences lie in one Halogeometricum rufum genomic window:
- a CDS encoding DUF4352 domain-containing protein: MSVADSIPGMAAGSTGRNVIVGIVYLFALPFLIALLPLTLGAIVGFNVGGVADKLSGLPGVSDGGGIVSGVAAAGFAMLLFVGLGIAMPADDTNDTQQSIEDSGATATDAGSQAAATATATQTAAPTATATATAEPTATATATPEPTPTATATPAQDLSHSVGESFTVGSGAQTIEYTVTDVSTTDRVGSDAVGEDADGQFVIIEMEMTNTGDESLDLSSRPFTLVDSQDREFEVDTMAMGYTENSIVFEQLNPGLSKTGVIVFDVNPDGEYDLHIAPAGMFSTAETHTVDLEGEIQ, from the coding sequence ATGTCAGTTGCTGATAGTATCCCCGGGATGGCCGCGGGATCCACCGGTCGTAACGTGATTGTCGGTATCGTGTATCTGTTCGCCTTGCCGTTTCTCATCGCCCTCCTGCCGCTGACGCTCGGCGCGATCGTCGGCTTCAACGTCGGCGGCGTCGCGGACAAGCTCTCCGGGCTTCCGGGGGTTAGTGACGGCGGTGGCATTGTCTCCGGCGTCGCCGCGGCGGGGTTCGCGATGCTGCTATTCGTCGGCCTGGGTATCGCCATGCCGGCCGACGATACGAACGACACTCAACAGAGCATCGAGGATAGTGGCGCGACCGCGACCGACGCTGGTTCACAGGCGGCCGCGACGGCGACCGCGACGCAGACCGCCGCGCCGACCGCAACTGCGACGGCGACTGCCGAACCGACGGCGACGGCGACCGCGACGCCCGAACCAACACCGACGGCGACAGCGACACCCGCCCAGGACCTGTCGCATAGCGTCGGAGAGTCATTCACCGTTGGCTCCGGTGCGCAGACGATCGAGTACACCGTGACGGACGTCTCGACGACCGATCGCGTTGGGAGTGACGCCGTCGGCGAGGATGCGGACGGGCAGTTCGTCATCATCGAGATGGAGATGACGAACACCGGTGACGAGTCGCTCGACCTCTCCTCACGCCCGTTCACGCTCGTCGACTCACAGGACCGAGAGTTCGAGGTGGATACGATGGCGATGGGCTACACCGAGAACAGCATCGTCTTCGAGCAGCTGAACCCCGGACTCTCGAAGACCGGCGTGATCGTCTTCGACGTCAACCCCGACGGCGAGTACGACCTGCACATTGCGCCCGCGGGGATGTTCTCGACTGCCGAGACGCATACCGTCGATCTGGAAGGCGAGATACAATAG
- a CDS encoding pentapeptide repeat-containing protein: MATDKSADQCGYRLPKPRGWDSKEFVDGAQWTETGSGDVVCLRPPWEDSENCIWHAETKNKPVDGLISARSDGPERLPKAYLVGTKFDIPISLSNCLLGGSNLSGSYLKFVDLSRAGLKDVDLSGSDLEDAHLSESDLKDADLSGAYLRNADLSGADLKDANLSESEPQFAYMSEANLRRADLSEADLGGADLLEADLRRTDLSGTDLAEANLLMADLRRADLSEADLAEANLSEADLAEANLSGANLRRADLSRADLVEANLSGANFRMASLSGADLRRADLPGAYLRETALSDANLEETNLSGADLGNADLSNFHLAGADLSGADLEGADLSRANLEEANLSETNLRKVDLSGAGLEEANLSGVYLRETDLSNVSVVGTNLSGADLGNTDLSNFHLAGADLSGADLEGADLSRANLEEANLSGANFRMTSLSGADLRRADLPGAYLRETALSDANLEETNLSGADLGNADLSNFHLAGADLSGADLKEADLSGTDLGEANLSGTNLREADMPNANLTDADLSTAILRDAILRGATLEDAVLSAAKCRGANFRNARLYQTVFRDTRINSATQFVKQGDDFFGKCVYEHSPAEILASDKETFDYDVHPYEAAAWTYRRLQSLHEENALSGRTRQFHIRKEEVQRKNHCREQNYSQWAIASFSKWLTNYGESFKRLFLGWVTTIMFFGLLYPFLGGFAADSTNESYRLQLTLNPSVSGIFESLPILAQSIYFSIITFTTIGYGDLYPTGLLSKALVGLESLAGGLLIALFVFVLGRRVAR; encoded by the coding sequence ATGGCCACGGACAAATCAGCTGATCAGTGCGGGTATCGTCTACCCAAGCCTAGGGGTTGGGACAGTAAGGAGTTCGTGGACGGTGCGCAATGGACCGAGACCGGTTCTGGAGATGTAGTCTGTCTGCGACCACCGTGGGAAGATAGCGAGAACTGTATCTGGCACGCTGAAACTAAGAACAAACCTGTTGATGGCCTCATATCCGCACGGAGTGACGGTCCAGAACGACTCCCCAAAGCGTACTTAGTCGGAACAAAATTTGATATACCGATTTCCCTCTCCAACTGTTTGCTTGGTGGATCCAACCTGTCTGGTTCATACCTCAAGTTCGTTGACCTCTCAAGAGCGGGTCTCAAAGATGTCGACCTGTCGGGTTCGGACCTGGAGGACGCCCATCTATCAGAGTCAGATCTGAAGGACGCCGATCTGTCGGGAGCATACCTCCGGAATGCTGACCTGTCAGGAGCGGACCTCAAGGATGCCAATCTGTCGGAGTCAGAGCCCCAATTCGCCTACATGTCAGAGGCGAACCTCCGGAGGGCCGACCTGTCAGAGGCCGACCTCGGGGGAGCCGACCTACTAGAAGCTGACCTTCGGAGGACCGACCTGTCCGGAACTGACCTCGCGGAAGCCAACCTGCTGATGGCGGACCTCCGGAGGGCCGACCTGTCAGAGGCCGACCTCGCGGAAGCCAACCTGTCAGAGGCCGACCTCGCGGAAGCCAACCTGTCAGGTGCGAACCTCCGGAGGGCCGACCTGTCAAGAGCCGACCTCGTGGAAGCCAACCTGTCAGGTGCGAACTTCCGGATGGCCAGCTTGTCTGGGGCGGACCTCCGAAGAGCTGACCTTCCAGGTGCGTACCTCAGGGAGACTGCTCTATCGGATGCAAATCTCGAGGAAACTAACCTTTCGGGAGCGGACCTCGGAAATGCTGACCTGTCGAACTTTCACCTCGCGGGAGCCGACCTGTCGGGGGCTGACCTCGAGGGAGCTGACCTGTCACGGGCCAACCTTGAGGAAGCCAACCTGTCAGAGACGAATCTCCGAAAGGTCGACCTGTCAGGAGCGGGCCTCGAGGAAGCCAACCTGTCGGGGGTATACCTCAGAGAGACTGACCTGTCGAATGTATCTGTTGTGGGAACTAACCTTTCGGGAGCGGACCTCGGAAATACTGACCTGTCGAACTTTCACCTCGCGGGAGCCGACCTGTCGGGGGCTGACCTCGAGGGAGCTGACCTGTCACGGGCCAACCTTGAGGAAGCCAACCTGTCAGGTGCGAACTTCCGGATGACCAGCTTGTCTGGGGCGGACCTCCGAAGAGCTGACCTTCCAGGTGCGTACCTCAGGGAGACTGCTCTATCGGATGCAAATCTCGAGGAAACTAACCTTTCGGGAGCGGACCTCGGAAATGCTGACCTGTCGAACTTTCACCTCGCGGGAGCCGACCTGTCGGGGGCTGACCTCAAGGAAGCGGACCTGTCGGGGACCGACCTCGGGGAAGCCAATCTATCGGGTACGAATCTCAGAGAGGCCGACATGCCGAACGCGAATCTTACCGACGCGGATCTTTCAACCGCCATCCTCCGAGATGCAATCCTCCGAGGTGCCACGCTTGAAGACGCCGTGCTAAGCGCAGCAAAGTGTCGTGGGGCCAACTTTCGCAATGCCCGCCTTTACCAAACTGTTTTTCGAGATACCCGTATCAATAGTGCCACACAGTTTGTCAAGCAGGGGGATGATTTCTTCGGGAAATGCGTATACGAACACTCACCCGCTGAAATTCTTGCATCTGATAAGGAGACGTTCGACTACGATGTTCATCCCTACGAAGCGGCAGCGTGGACCTATCGACGCCTCCAGTCTCTCCACGAGGAAAACGCACTCTCTGGACGTACACGTCAATTCCATATCCGAAAGGAAGAAGTCCAACGAAAGAACCACTGCCGGGAACAGAACTACTCACAGTGGGCAATTGCATCCTTCAGTAAGTGGCTCACCAACTATGGTGAGAGCTTCAAACGTCTGTTCCTCGGGTGGGTAACTACAATCATGTTCTTCGGTTTGCTGTACCCCTTTTTAGGTGGGTTCGCAGCTGATAGCACAAACGAAAGCTATCGGCTTCAGTTGACACTCAACCCATCGGTAAGCGGCATATTCGAGAGCCTGCCTATTCTCGCCCAGAGCATCTATTTCAGTATCATCACGTTCACCACGATCGGCTATGGTGATCTCTATCCAACCGGATTACTATCGAAGGCGCTTGTCGGGCTCGAATCTCTCGCAGGTGGTTTGTTGATCGCTCTGTTCGTATTCGTACTGGGGCGACGTGTCGCTCGATAA
- a CDS encoding HNH endonuclease signature motif containing protein yields the protein MPETGYREKCLREKGEECADCGATEDIHVHHKDRDRSNDDLDNLIPLCKECHDGRHYGERAERMSGPQNVRNRRAPKRAEDKTIEEAVLDLLREGRVTAPYAADETGYSLQYVRDVLGRLVEHGHARKVYQGLYEFVDDPREEEDD from the coding sequence ATGCCTGAGACAGGATACCGCGAAAAGTGCCTTCGGGAGAAGGGCGAAGAGTGCGCAGATTGCGGGGCGACTGAGGACATCCATGTTCACCACAAAGACCGGGATAGATCGAACGACGATCTCGACAACCTCATCCCACTCTGCAAAGAGTGCCACGACGGGCGGCACTACGGAGAACGTGCTGAACGGATGTCTGGTCCACAGAATGTGCGCAACCGGAGAGCACCGAAGCGAGCCGAGGACAAGACAATCGAAGAGGCTGTACTAGACCTACTCCGTGAAGGGCGCGTCACCGCGCCGTACGCTGCCGATGAGACGGGGTACAGTCTACAGTACGTTCGCGACGTCCTCGGACGACTTGTCGAACACGGCCACGCACGCAAGGTCTACCAAGGACTCTACGAGTTCGTCGACGACCCAAGAGAGGAGGAGGATGACTAA